A single Danio aesculapii chromosome 19, fDanAes4.1, whole genome shotgun sequence DNA region contains:
- the 42sp43 gene encoding P43 5S RNA-binding protein-like: protein MNTEVIKREDVVPRVQLFNCAYSECGATFTRQWRLQEHETVHTGARPYKCVVVGCGRSFTRKSHLSRHTAVHSGVKHFKCNVTACGKKFQAADKLKRHVRYVHSENEEYFKCTDPQCCKAFRKRRALKLHLATHGTSSFRCSKNDCGKKFDSHIARKAHDRRHLGYRCLRTECPITVHTWGSLIKHMASHPVSFSCMVCKKVFRKRDALRRHKRTHALQKPVLLCPSQGCQAYFSTTFNLQHHIRKVHLQLLSQCCSFPGCSKTFAMRRSLVRHMLHHEPDVAKIKHPHKRSSKSWQKRLEGRNRRPLVEDLHALFSLRMNITQRAKLEADLTGLFNERKVPHHIDPEVNLRDLFGSRSAQANVAD, encoded by the exons ATGAACACTGAGGTAATCAAGAGAGAAGACGTTGTACCGCGAGTGCAGCTGTTCAACTGCGCTTATTCTGAATGTGGAGCTACATTCACTCGCCAATGGCGTTTGCAAGAGCACGAGACCGTGCACACTGGCGCA CGACCTTATAAGTGTGTTGTTGTGGGATGTGGACGCAGTTTCACTCGTAAATCGCACCTGAGTCGCCATACTGCAGTACACAGTGGAGTGAAACACTTCAA GTGTAATGTCACTGCATGTGGCAAAAAATTCCAAGCTGCTGATAAACTTAAGAGACATGTGCGGTATGTGCACAGTGAAAATGAAGAATATTTCAAg TGTACAGATCCCCAGTGCTGTAAGGCATTCAGGAAACGACGAGCATTAAAACTGCACCTAGCAACTCATGGTACTTCAAGTTTCAG ATGCTCAAAAAACGACTGTGGAAAGAAATTTGACTCTCACATTGCACGGAAAGCTCATGATCGGAGACATTTAG gttATCGGTGTCTTCGCACAGAATGCCCCATCACTGTGCACACCTGGGGGAGTTTAATCAAACACATGGCAAGTCACCCAG TATCATTCTCCTGTATGGTATGTAAAAAGGTTTTTCGGAAACGTGATGCTTTGAGGAGACACAAGCGAACACATGCGTTGCAGAAGCCTGTTTTACTATGTCCAAGTCAGGGTTGTCAGGCATACTTTTCCACAACCTTCAACCTGCAGCATCATATTCGTAAAGTTCACCTGCAGCTGCTCTCACAGTGCTGTTCCTTCCCTGGCTGCAGTAAGACTTTTGCTATGCGT CGAAGCCTTGTACGCCACATGTTACATCATGAACCTGATGTGGCCAAAATCAAG CACCCACATAAGCGAAGCAGCAAGAGTTGGCAGAAACGTTTGGAAGGACGAAATCGACGTCCTCTGGTTGAAGACCTCCATGCTCTTTTTTCATTGCGCATGAACATCACTCAGAGAGCCAAACTGGAAGCTGATCTGACTGGTTTGTTTAATGAGCGCAAAGTCCCCCATCACATTGATCCTGAAGTAAATCTCAGAGATCTGTTTGGTAGCCGATCGGCTCAGGCAAATgtggctgattaa